From Chryseobacterium salivictor, a single genomic window includes:
- a CDS encoding ferric siderophore ABC transporter substrate-binding protein produces the protein MDYIIQHKKNEEKDRRRSAVITVLISLLLFLGMFFYKFTKITEKPEQIMTMLINFGDNKEGAQVEEPANQEGSLAANTEVTPEVKPEPVKEVAKPIVKEKIITGTNTKISTPKVEKVVKVEAKMPAKNTPAKVTPAKTNPAKATTPNANTGTGDGKGTAAIGNLLKGRGTKTGTQGTSAAPGNSGDPLGGEGNGDSKIGIDRKLVGFIPGTMGRGGAQPSHSCSASGSISIAYTVDKAGNVSSARRSGGISDPCVVSASVSWVKQYVKAEKSNTSSTGVYSITF, from the coding sequence ATGGATTATATCATTCAGCATAAAAAAAACGAAGAAAAAGACAGAAGAAGAAGCGCAGTCATTACGGTTCTTATTTCGCTGTTGCTTTTCTTGGGAATGTTCTTCTATAAGTTTACTAAAATTACCGAAAAACCGGAACAAATCATGACAATGCTCATCAATTTTGGTGACAATAAAGAAGGAGCTCAGGTAGAGGAACCTGCAAACCAGGAAGGAAGCCTGGCAGCGAATACCGAAGTTACTCCCGAAGTAAAACCAGAACCGGTGAAAGAAGTGGCAAAGCCCATTGTTAAAGAAAAAATAATTACCGGAACCAATACGAAAATCTCAACTCCAAAAGTAGAGAAAGTGGTAAAAGTGGAAGCAAAAATGCCTGCCAAAAACACTCCTGCGAAAGTGACTCCCGCAAAAACAAATCCCGCAAAGGCAACAACTCCAAATGCAAATACGGGAACCGGTGATGGCAAAGGAACTGCGGCAATTGGAAACCTTTTGAAAGGTCGCGGAACCAAAACCGGCACCCAGGGAACCTCAGCAGCTCCAGGCAATTCTGGCGATCCTTTAGGCGGCGAAGGTAACGGTGACAGTAAAATCGGCATCGACAGAAAACTGGTCGGTTTTATTCCCGGAACCATGGGACGTGGCGGTGCGCAACCTTCTCACAGCTGTTCTGCAAGTGGCAGCATCAGTATCGCTTATACGGTCGACAAAGCAGGAAATGTAAGTTCTGCAAGGCGTTCGGGCGGTATTTCTGATCCGTGCGTTGTTTCAGCTTCTGTGAGTTGGGTAAAGCAGTATGTGAAAGCAGAAAAATCCAACACCTCATCTACAGGAGTGTACAGCATTACTTTTTAA
- a CDS encoding ExbD/TolR family protein encodes MELKRRNRVNAEFSMASMTDIIFLLLIFFMITSSAISQSAIEVKLPTADTSNPSTQDPSVVTIKEDGRYFVNDKEIPKEQLEEYLVNTLKGEEKPSFTIRADENTKHKDVVFVMGIAENHQFNLAIATTQEK; translated from the coding sequence ATGGAGTTGAAAAGAAGAAACAGAGTCAATGCCGAGTTCAGCATGGCGTCGATGACAGATATTATTTTCCTGTTGTTGATTTTCTTTATGATTACCAGTTCTGCTATCAGCCAAAGCGCTATTGAAGTAAAACTGCCAACAGCCGATACCAGCAATCCGAGCACTCAGGATCCATCAGTCGTGACGATTAAAGAAGACGGCAGGTATTTTGTAAATGATAAGGAAATCCCAAAAGAACAGTTGGAAGAATATTTGGTCAACACTTTGAAAGGGGAAGAGAAACCATCTTTCACCATCCGGGCAGATGAAAACACCAAACACAAAGATGTTGTTTTCGTAATGGGAATTGCAGAAAACCATCAGTTTAATTTAGCAATCGCAACCACTCAGGAAAAATAA
- a CDS encoding MotA/TolQ/ExbB proton channel family protein, which produces MFLQTPTPIINTTTETHVFSLWEILFGGGFIGNIIMISIFLLGILALYIFLERYFFIKRASKQTPNFLENIKDFVQEGKITTAIDYCKTIDSPEARMIEKGLARIGRPISDISNAMQNQGQLEVSKLEKNLNILASASGAAPMLGFLGTVVGMIMAFFEISNVTGAVSPKLLASGIYTAMATTAVGLFVGIPAYFFYNILVTNVDRLVLKIQTHVNDFLDTLNTPL; this is translated from the coding sequence ATGTTTTTACAAACTCCAACGCCAATCATCAATACCACGACAGAAACACATGTTTTTTCACTTTGGGAAATTCTTTTCGGAGGAGGATTCATCGGGAATATTATTATGATTTCTATTTTTCTGTTGGGAATTTTGGCGCTTTATATCTTCCTTGAAAGATATTTTTTCATTAAAAGAGCGTCCAAGCAAACGCCTAACTTTTTAGAAAATATTAAAGATTTCGTGCAGGAAGGCAAAATCACAACCGCGATTGATTACTGTAAAACCATCGATTCTCCGGAAGCAAGAATGATTGAAAAAGGGTTAGCCAGAATCGGGAGACCTATTTCCGATATTTCAAATGCGATGCAAAACCAAGGTCAGTTAGAAGTTTCGAAACTGGAAAAAAACCTCAATATTTTAGCCTCCGCTTCCGGTGCAGCTCCGATGTTGGGATTCCTGGGAACGGTAGTCGGGATGATAATGGCGTTTTTTGAAATCTCAAATGTAACCGGCGCGGTAAGTCCAAAACTGCTGGCATCCGGGATTTATACAGCAATGGCAACTACAGCTGTCGGTTTGTTTGTCGGTATTCCTGCTTACTTTTTCTATAACATCTTAGTAACCAATGTCGACCGTTTGGTTTTAAAAATTCAAACCCATGTGAATGACTTTCTGGATACTTTAAATACCCCGCTGTAA
- a CDS encoding DUF885 domain-containing protein has translation MKNLLYTAFFGAVFLTGFTGCKKSDSPLTKVTPMEVDSIAADYYEQYLKLYPLEATSQGDLRYNDQLPINIDKDFISGEISFYNSVQNQLKKLDYKSLSDDDKTVYDVLDYTLKDKIERYAYHPEYIPFTQFGGLPLDFPLLGSGEGSQPFKTEKDYEDWLKRMEKFPEWMDTAEGNFREGIKNSFVLPKKLVVKMIPQMKAEELTSSDFDKNIFFGPVKNFPKKFSTAQKQKLTALYKDVISKKIIPAYTKMAAFLETEYLPKARNTDGINALPKGNEIYTYYTKSWTTTTKTPEEINKIGLEQVAMLRTEMEKVKQELGFTGTLEEFITHVKSDPKAMPYKTEKEVIAAFNHILAKITPKLKNMFGVTPVTPFEIRQTEKFREATASAEYIQGTPDGKRPGIFYIPIPDPTKFNVTSGMESLFLHEAIPGHHYQISLQQENTHLPKFMRFGWFGAYGEGWAHYCETLGPEFGLYTDPYQKMGYLSDQMLRAVRLVVDTGIHSGTMNREEAIKYFLTNISYDEAGATAEVERYMAMPGQALGYKIGSLKIRELRDLYQDKLGSKFSLAKFHDEVLNQGCLPLDVLDRKMQNWAKKQ, from the coding sequence ATGAAAAACTTACTATACACTGCTTTTTTTGGCGCAGTTTTCCTGACCGGATTTACAGGTTGCAAGAAATCAGACTCTCCGTTAACCAAAGTCACTCCAATGGAAGTTGATTCTATTGCGGCCGATTATTATGAACAATATTTAAAACTTTACCCTTTAGAAGCTACTTCCCAAGGAGATTTGCGTTATAACGACCAGCTGCCGATCAATATTGACAAAGACTTTATTTCTGGTGAAATTTCTTTCTACAATTCGGTACAGAATCAATTAAAAAAACTGGATTACAAGTCGCTGAGTGATGATGATAAAACGGTTTATGATGTACTCGATTATACTTTAAAAGACAAAATCGAGCGGTATGCCTATCATCCGGAATACATTCCTTTTACTCAGTTTGGCGGATTACCCCTCGACTTTCCATTATTAGGAAGTGGCGAAGGAAGTCAACCCTTTAAAACAGAAAAAGATTATGAGGACTGGCTGAAGAGAATGGAAAAATTCCCCGAATGGATGGACACTGCAGAAGGAAATTTCCGCGAAGGCATTAAAAACAGTTTCGTTTTACCGAAAAAACTTGTCGTGAAAATGATTCCCCAAATGAAAGCCGAAGAATTGACAAGTTCTGATTTCGATAAAAATATTTTCTTCGGACCTGTAAAAAATTTCCCGAAAAAATTCAGCACTGCGCAAAAACAAAAACTAACTGCACTGTACAAAGACGTAATCTCTAAAAAAATAATTCCGGCCTATACCAAAATGGCAGCTTTTCTGGAAACCGAATATTTGCCCAAAGCAAGAAATACCGATGGGATAAATGCGTTGCCAAAAGGAAATGAGATTTACACCTACTACACCAAGAGTTGGACTACCACAACAAAAACACCGGAGGAAATCAATAAAATCGGTTTAGAACAAGTGGCAATGCTCCGCACAGAAATGGAGAAAGTAAAACAGGAACTGGGTTTTACCGGAACGTTGGAGGAATTCATCACTCACGTAAAATCTGATCCCAAAGCAATGCCTTACAAAACCGAAAAAGAAGTCATCGCTGCGTTCAACCACATTTTAGCTAAGATTACTCCAAAATTAAAAAACATGTTTGGGGTAACACCAGTAACGCCATTTGAAATTCGCCAAACCGAAAAATTCAGGGAAGCTACTGCAAGTGCAGAATATATTCAGGGAACCCCAGACGGAAAACGGCCGGGAATTTTTTATATCCCGATCCCCGATCCTACAAAATTCAATGTGACTTCCGGGATGGAATCCTTATTTCTTCACGAAGCAATTCCGGGACATCATTACCAGATTTCGTTACAGCAGGAAAACACCCATCTTCCAAAATTCATGCGGTTTGGTTGGTTCGGTGCTTATGGCGAAGGTTGGGCGCATTATTGTGAAACACTGGGACCAGAATTTGGGCTCTACACCGATCCTTATCAGAAAATGGGATATTTGAGCGATCAGATGTTGCGCGCTGTGCGGCTGGTAGTCGATACAGGAATCCATAGCGGAACCATGAACCGTGAAGAAGCTATTAAATATTTTCTGACGAACATCTCCTACGACGAAGCAGGTGCAACCGCAGAAGTAGAGCGATATATGGCCATGCCGGGACAGGCTTTAGGCTATAAAATTGGCTCGCTGAAAATCCGTGAACTGCGGGATTTATATCAGGATAAATTGGGAAGTAAATTCAGTTTAGCCAAATTTCATGACGAGGTTTTAAATCAAGGTTGTCTGCCTTTGGATGTACTCGATCGGAAAATGCAAAACTGGGCAAAAAAACAGTAA
- a CDS encoding PAS domain-containing sensor histidine kinase → MKANFPQIPISLKENVLENVLQKTPFGFSLVNEHYVFEFANDEWLNIVQKTRQEVLGKKMFDIFPETEIQLLSIFDHVKKNKEPFYSPEHSIKLKRAGVLQDVFFNFVYQPIYSECGELQCFAIVAIEVTGLVGIRNKIKDEEERLRLATESSHTATWDLNLKNSEIIHSSYLSQIFGYENDDEISHLKLRTHLVEYDRINIVDKAFQRALKTGKYQYEARIIDKKGNLKWVFTNGKIFPDEKGQPARMLGVMQDITERKNNEILLQESHHQLNTALDATKLGKFDMDYETQQKYNFSPRFLSILGYDADTETIDSKVFESHIHPKYLKIRAAALKQAKETGDLFYQTKIILREGQVKWIEIYGRLLESYKGSKPYISGTMRDITDLKEFESSIKESEKKYRFLADAIPQIVWIGESDGRLTYFNQATMDYSGKNYNTFLEEDGWLSIVHPDERAENQRLWMKSVTTKTPFTYEHRFLGKNGEYRWFLSRATPQLDEMGNVKKWVGTSTDIDEMKRLDQHKNDFIKIANHELKTPVTTIKGYVQLLKKMRGDSEDKFLVNSLNTIENQINKLNQLMGELLDISRIESGQLPLHKGDFSLVKLVTETIEDIKAADQSHQINFELSHTSDVEVFADKDRITQVLNNLLTNAIKYSPNKKEVHVKLFIDGKCAVVSVEDFGIGMNEEELSKIFERFYRVSGKDEVTFPGFGIGLFIVKDILDRHHGKIWVESEKNKGSKFYFSLPLFKN, encoded by the coding sequence ATGAAAGCCAATTTTCCTCAAATTCCAATCTCGTTGAAAGAGAATGTTCTGGAGAATGTTCTGCAAAAAACACCTTTTGGATTTTCATTGGTAAATGAGCATTATGTCTTCGAATTTGCAAATGATGAATGGCTTAATATTGTTCAGAAAACGAGGCAGGAAGTATTGGGAAAGAAAATGTTCGATATTTTTCCCGAAACTGAAATTCAGCTGCTTTCCATCTTTGATCATGTAAAAAAAAACAAAGAGCCGTTTTACTCCCCTGAGCACAGTATAAAACTAAAGCGTGCGGGCGTTTTACAGGATGTTTTTTTCAATTTTGTCTATCAACCTATTTACAGCGAGTGCGGTGAATTGCAGTGCTTTGCAATAGTGGCGATAGAAGTAACAGGTTTGGTAGGCATCCGGAACAAAATAAAGGACGAGGAAGAAAGGCTGCGATTGGCAACCGAAAGCTCACATACAGCGACCTGGGATTTAAACTTGAAAAATTCCGAAATTATTCATTCATCTTACCTCTCTCAAATTTTCGGATATGAAAATGATGATGAAATCAGTCATCTTAAATTAAGAACACATCTTGTAGAATATGACCGGATAAATATTGTAGATAAAGCTTTTCAACGTGCTTTGAAAACGGGTAAATATCAATATGAAGCCAGAATAATCGATAAAAAAGGAAATTTAAAATGGGTTTTTACCAACGGTAAAATATTCCCGGACGAAAAAGGCCAACCGGCCAGAATGCTTGGCGTAATGCAGGATATTACCGAAAGAAAAAACAATGAAATACTGCTACAGGAAAGCCATCATCAATTAAATACGGCTCTGGATGCTACCAAATTAGGCAAATTCGATATGGATTATGAAACGCAGCAAAAATATAATTTTTCTCCCCGGTTTTTATCCATTTTAGGATATGATGCCGATACAGAAACAATTGATTCTAAAGTTTTTGAAAGTCATATTCACCCAAAATATCTGAAAATTCGTGCCGCAGCTTTAAAGCAGGCAAAAGAAACCGGCGACCTTTTTTATCAAACAAAAATAATTCTGCGGGAAGGACAGGTGAAATGGATCGAAATATACGGCAGGCTTTTAGAAAGTTACAAAGGCAGTAAACCTTATATTTCGGGCACCATGCGGGACATTACAGACCTTAAGGAGTTTGAAAGCAGCATTAAAGAAAGCGAGAAAAAATACCGTTTCCTCGCAGATGCCATTCCCCAAATTGTCTGGATTGGCGAAAGCGATGGCCGGCTCACTTATTTTAACCAGGCCACCATGGATTATTCCGGCAAAAACTACAATACCTTTCTGGAAGAAGACGGTTGGCTAAGCATTGTACATCCCGATGAAAGAGCTGAAAATCAGAGACTTTGGATGAAAAGTGTCACTACAAAAACGCCCTTTACCTATGAGCACCGATTTCTAGGTAAAAACGGTGAATACCGGTGGTTTTTGAGCAGGGCAACACCGCAGCTGGATGAAATGGGAAATGTAAAGAAATGGGTGGGAACCAGCACCGATATTGATGAAATGAAGCGGCTTGATCAGCATAAAAATGATTTCATTAAAATTGCCAATCACGAATTGAAAACGCCGGTCACCACCATAAAAGGCTACGTGCAACTGCTCAAGAAAATGCGCGGCGATTCCGAAGATAAATTTCTGGTCAACTCTTTAAATACCATCGAAAATCAAATCAACAAGCTTAATCAGTTAATGGGCGAGCTTTTGGATATTTCCCGTATCGAATCCGGGCAGCTTCCTTTACATAAAGGCGATTTTTCGCTGGTAAAACTGGTGACAGAAACCATAGAAGACATCAAGGCTGCCGACCAAAGTCATCAGATTAATTTTGAACTGAGCCATACGTCAGATGTCGAAGTATTTGCAGATAAAGACCGGATTACACAGGTTTTAAATAATCTTCTGACCAACGCAATCAAATATTCCCCTAATAAAAAAGAGGTACATGTGAAACTTTTCATTGATGGAAAGTGTGCGGTAGTTTCTGTCGAAGACTTTGGAATCGGCATGAACGAAGAGGAATTAAGTAAAATCTTCGAGCGTTTTTATCGCGTTTCCGGTAAGGATGAAGTTACTTTCCCGGGTTTTGGCATCGGATTATTCATTGTAAAAGATATTTTGGATCGCCACCACGGAAAAATCTGGGTCGAAAGTGAAAAAAACAAAGGCAGTAAATTTTACTTCTCATTGCCTCTTTTCAAAAATTAA
- a CDS encoding response regulator — protein sequence MKILIVDDNKDICQLIESILLADGYDIQSCCNPSEFHEKLKHAKPELIITDMLMSGFDGRTLTKDIKNNSETADIKVMLMSAHPDAAQISNEIGADDFLAKPFEIDDLVDKVERLLN from the coding sequence ATGAAGATATTAATAGTTGATGACAATAAGGATATATGCCAGCTTATCGAAAGCATTTTGCTTGCTGATGGTTACGATATTCAATCATGCTGCAATCCTTCAGAGTTCCATGAAAAATTAAAACATGCTAAGCCTGAACTAATTATTACCGACATGCTCATGTCTGGTTTTGATGGGCGAACTTTAACCAAAGACATAAAAAACAATTCCGAAACTGCAGACATAAAAGTGATGTTAATGTCTGCTCATCCGGATGCAGCGCAGATCTCCAACGAGATCGGCGCTGATGATTTTCTGGCTAAACCTTTTGAGATAGACGATTTGGTCGATAAAGTAGAGCGCCTTTTAAATTAA
- a CDS encoding endonuclease III domain-containing protein has protein sequence MTKKQRAEIVMTELEKLYPIVPIPLDHSDPFTLLVAVALSAQTTDKKVNQISPKLFEVAGNPFKMMELEVDEIRYLIKEIGLANTKAKNLKRMAELLVERHDGIVPQTFEELENLPGVGHKTASVVMSQAFGVPAFPVDTHIHRLMIQWKLTSGKNVVETEKDAKKLFPREIWNKLHLQIIFYGREYSPARGNKENDFITKMLFE, from the coding sequence ATGACGAAAAAGCAAAGAGCAGAAATAGTGATGACAGAACTGGAAAAATTATATCCCATCGTTCCCATTCCGCTCGACCATAGTGATCCGTTTACTTTATTGGTTGCAGTCGCGCTTTCCGCTCAGACAACGGATAAAAAAGTGAATCAGATCTCGCCAAAACTTTTCGAAGTTGCGGGCAATCCCTTTAAAATGATGGAATTAGAAGTTGATGAAATTAGATATTTAATTAAAGAAATCGGTTTAGCCAATACGAAAGCTAAAAATTTAAAAAGAATGGCTGAACTTCTGGTCGAAAGACATGATGGAATTGTTCCGCAGACTTTTGAAGAACTCGAAAATCTTCCCGGTGTTGGCCATAAAACCGCTTCTGTGGTGATGAGTCAGGCTTTTGGTGTTCCGGCTTTCCCGGTTGATACCCATATTCACCGGTTGATGATTCAGTGGAAATTAACTTCCGGTAAAAACGTGGTAGAAACGGAGAAAGATGCGAAAAAATTATTCCCCCGCGAAATCTGGAATAAATTGCACCTGCAAATCATTTTCTACGGCCGGGAATATTCACCGGCAAGAGGAAATAAGGAAAATGATTTTATTACGAAAATGTTATTTGAATAA
- the bcp gene encoding thioredoxin-dependent thiol peroxidase, which translates to MLKVGDQLPEFESINQDGETVKSSDFSGKKLILFFYPKANTPGCTAEACDLNDNFSQLKKEGYQLLGVSADPVKAQKKFHEKFGFQYPLLADENKEVIEKFGVWQLKKFMGKEFMGIVRTTFIFDEKGSCTRVIEKVKTKEAAKQILETV; encoded by the coding sequence ATGTTGAAAGTAGGCGATCAATTACCAGAATTCGAAAGTATCAATCAGGACGGTGAAACGGTAAAGTCATCCGATTTTTCCGGAAAAAAACTTATCCTATTTTTTTACCCAAAAGCAAATACGCCTGGCTGTACCGCAGAAGCGTGTGATTTAAACGATAATTTTTCACAACTTAAAAAAGAAGGATACCAATTATTAGGCGTTTCTGCAGATCCTGTAAAAGCCCAAAAGAAATTCCATGAAAAATTTGGATTCCAGTATCCATTACTCGCCGATGAAAATAAGGAAGTCATCGAGAAATTTGGTGTTTGGCAACTGAAGAAATTCATGGGCAAAGAATTCATGGGAATCGTTCGTACCACATTTATTTTTGATGAAAAAGGAAGCTGCACGCGCGTTATCGAAAAGGTAAAAACCAAGGAAGCTGCGAAACAGATTCTCGAAACCGTTTAA
- a CDS encoding aminotransferase class V-fold PLP-dependent enzyme — MFDIQNIRSQFPILTQTVNGKPLVYLDNGATSQKPVSVIQSWEKYYSTINANVHRGIHTLSQLATEEMEVSRRKVQKFINAKHDFEVIFTKGTTEGINLIAYALTNLVKKDDEIIISYLEHHSNIVPWQMLCERTGAKLKVIPMDENGILQLDFLDKNLSERTKIVSLNQVSNALGVINPIEEIIAKTRANSNAMVVIDGAQSVPHFKIDVQKMDCDFFVFSGHKMYAPMGTGILYGKEEILRKIQPFHGGGEMIATCSFEETTYADLPFKFEAGTPNVGGNIALGAAIDFMETLGHEHIQTHENALLDYAQKKLLEIEGLKIYGEKANRTGVVSFNLEGIGIASDVGMILDKLGIAVRTGHHCTQPIMKFFNIAGTVRASFAVYNTFEEIDILAEGVKKAQRMLM; from the coding sequence ATGTTCGACATCCAAAATATTCGCAGTCAGTTTCCTATTCTCACTCAAACCGTTAACGGCAAACCTTTGGTTTATCTCGATAACGGCGCTACTTCTCAGAAGCCGGTTTCCGTTATTCAAAGTTGGGAAAAGTATTATTCTACCATTAACGCGAATGTACATCGCGGAATTCATACTTTGAGCCAGTTAGCGACGGAAGAGATGGAGGTTTCCCGAAGAAAAGTTCAGAAATTCATTAATGCTAAACATGATTTTGAAGTTATTTTTACCAAAGGAACTACCGAAGGAATCAACCTTATCGCCTATGCTTTAACGAATTTGGTTAAGAAAGATGACGAGATCATTATCTCTTATCTTGAACACCACTCGAATATCGTTCCGTGGCAAATGTTGTGTGAAAGAACCGGCGCGAAACTGAAAGTAATTCCAATGGACGAAAACGGAATTCTTCAGCTCGATTTTTTAGATAAAAATTTGAGTGAAAGAACGAAGATTGTTTCTCTTAACCAGGTTTCCAATGCTTTGGGCGTGATCAATCCTATCGAAGAAATTATCGCAAAAACCAGAGCAAATTCAAACGCGATGGTTGTGATTGATGGCGCCCAATCTGTTCCGCATTTCAAAATCGATGTCCAGAAAATGGACTGTGATTTTTTTGTGTTCTCCGGACATAAAATGTATGCGCCGATGGGAACGGGAATTCTGTACGGAAAAGAAGAAATCCTTAGAAAAATTCAACCTTTTCATGGTGGCGGTGAAATGATTGCAACGTGTTCTTTTGAAGAAACGACTTACGCCGATCTGCCTTTTAAATTTGAAGCCGGAACCCCGAATGTTGGCGGGAATATCGCTTTAGGCGCGGCCATTGACTTCATGGAAACTCTCGGTCATGAACATATTCAGACCCATGAAAATGCGTTGCTGGATTACGCTCAGAAAAAATTACTGGAAATTGAAGGTTTAAAAATTTACGGCGAAAAAGCCAATAGAACCGGCGTGGTTTCTTTTAATCTGGAAGGAATCGGTATTGCTTCCGACGTCGGAATGATTCTGGACAAACTCGGCATCGCGGTGAGAACCGGTCACCACTGTACACAACCGATTATGAAATTTTTCAATATTGCCGGTACAGTTCGTGCGAGTTTCGCGGTTTATAATACTTTTGAAGAAATCGATATTTTGGCAGAAGGCGTGAAAAAAGCACAGCGAATGTTGATGTAA
- a CDS encoding serine hydrolase domain-containing protein: MLQKILKGILIFFAVLIALAYTFGYDYLFKGIRETYLRGETGSSIDDGAYFKSHTIAKGNSAPWVKDSLYNKKTLPKSLVEDLKQSKTASFLIIKNGKLVHEEYWDGYNQNSHTNSFSMAKGITVMLVGKAIEQKKIKSFDEKFSNFFQKYNNIKFGKSLTLANLAEMEAGLNWKEDYNNPFLPNAKAYYGKSLEEAVFLRDFKNQPGTQFEYQSGATQLLGFALRKSIDKTVAQYASENLWQPLGMEHNATWNTDDFGMEKTFCCINSNARDFAKLGQLFLNDGEFGGKQILNSDFIEKMRTPTKLSGEAYGSGLWINNDAVVKHYYFRGLYGQYIIVIPEKQMVIVRTGMDKRETFDEKGRPVQVEFYVNEVVKNFD, from the coding sequence ATGTTACAAAAAATCCTGAAAGGTATTCTTATCTTTTTTGCAGTTTTGATTGCGCTTGCCTATACTTTTGGATATGATTATTTATTCAAAGGTATCCGTGAAACTTATCTGCGCGGTGAAACCGGTTCTTCCATTGATGATGGAGCTTATTTCAAGTCTCACACGATTGCAAAAGGAAATTCAGCTCCCTGGGTGAAAGATTCGCTCTACAATAAAAAGACTTTACCGAAAAGTCTCGTTGAAGATTTAAAACAATCAAAAACAGCTTCTTTTCTCATCATTAAAAACGGGAAATTAGTTCACGAAGAATATTGGGACGGTTATAATCAAAACTCACACACTAATTCTTTTTCTATGGCGAAAGGTATAACGGTGATGCTTGTGGGTAAAGCCATCGAACAGAAAAAGATCAAAAGTTTTGATGAAAAATTCTCCAATTTTTTTCAGAAATATAATAATATAAAATTCGGGAAATCGTTAACGCTCGCTAATTTAGCTGAAATGGAAGCCGGTTTGAACTGGAAAGAAGATTATAACAATCCATTTCTGCCCAACGCAAAAGCCTATTATGGAAAGTCTTTGGAAGAAGCCGTTTTTCTTCGCGACTTTAAAAATCAACCCGGAACACAATTCGAATATCAGTCCGGTGCAACGCAACTTCTGGGTTTTGCCCTGAGAAAATCGATCGATAAAACTGTTGCGCAATATGCTTCGGAAAATTTATGGCAACCGCTCGGAATGGAACACAACGCCACCTGGAATACCGATGATTTCGGTATGGAAAAAACGTTCTGCTGCATCAATTCCAATGCGAGAGACTTTGCAAAACTTGGACAGTTATTTTTAAATGATGGTGAATTTGGTGGGAAACAAATCCTTAATTCAGACTTTATTGAAAAGATGCGGACGCCGACCAAATTATCCGGTGAAGCTTATGGCTCAGGACTTTGGATCAACAATGACGCTGTGGTTAAGCATTATTATTTCCGCGGATTATATGGCCAGTATATCATTGTGATTCCGGAAAAGCAAATGGTAATTGTACGCACAGGAATGGATAAAAGGGAAACTTTTGATGAAAAAGGAAGACCAGTACAAGTTGAGTTTTATGTGAATGAAGTGGTAAAAAACTTTGATTGA